The Corynebacterium felinum DNA segment CGGGGTCAATCTTGTTATCGGCGAAGCGAACATACACCCACGTGATCACACCAGCGGTGAAGAACTGAGCCAAACCCAAAACCATGCCGATGTTGATCGCGCCGTAGATCTTGGTCTGCACAAAATCGGTGGCGAAAGTCGCGGTGACAATGTAGAAGATGTACCACGCCAAGAATGCAATGGTGCAGGGGAAAGCGAAACCACGGAAGGTTTTACGCAAGCGCGTAAATTCCGCGGACTCACTCATCGCGATGAATTCCTCCGGTGTCGGAACATGTTTCGCTTGATTAGGTGTTGACATATGCAAACACGCCTTTCTTCAAGGTCGTTGTGTGCGTGTCACTGCCCACATCCCCTATGCGTGCCGTGGAGAAAAAGCTGTAGCTTAGCTACCTATGCGCGGATTGATCATCACAGGCTCCAACCTTGTGAAGGGTCAAAGTGGTGCCACCAGGTCTGGCACCTCCACGAGGCGGTGTCGTGTAATGCTCAAAGGCTGAATAGGTACTTCTATCCACGGCGCTAACACAGAGACGGGGAGTTCCACATCACTCTCTTTTAACGATGTGGGTTATTACACACTAAATCTTGCGCCACGTCAGCTGTTTGCAGCTTAAAGTGATAAAATTATTAGCAAACAGCCATTAACAAAGTTGTGAAGATTTGTCTGATCTCTTAGTATGTGACACTTCACGCACAAGACACATAGGGCATTGATAATGCAGGTAGTGGCTAGGAAAGCGCCCAAGCCCCCTTGACGCTTTTCTGTAGCCCCAGGGGTGATTGAGGGGCGAAAGGTCACATAATCCATCCCACCCCAATATGGGGGTGGTAAATGCACAACGCGCCCTTCCCAGATCCCCAGCATTGTGGGGGGGGGAGGGCGCGAGTGAATTTTTCGCCGCAGATTTTAAGCGCGGAACAGTGAATCAATCATGTCGCGGTTAGCGGTGTAGAACGCGTTGAAGTTCTCACGGTGAGCGTGGTAGTACGCTTCAACCTCGGAAGGAACCTTCAGACCGTAAGCGCCCAAGCGCTCAACAATCAGGGAATACACGGCATCGGAGGCCAGTGCGGAAGAAGAACCGGAGGAATCGTTAGCAGACAGTGCTACTGCAGCCTCAACGGCTTGCTGAACAGGTGCAGGGGCGCCAGCCACAACGTTGCGTGGGGTTGGTGCGGAGTTCAGACCCAGCTTGCGGGAGCATGCAGGCCATGCATTCCATCCCTGGCGAGCCAGAACACGCTCGGCAACAGCGATCTGCTGCTCACGGCTTGCCTGGTAGGCGTAAGGGGCGAACTCGCCGCCGCCGAAGCCACGCCAAGTAGAAGGAGCGAACTGGAGGCCACCGTGGTAGCCGTTGCCAGTGTTGATTGCCCAGTTGCCACCGGACTCGCACTGCGCCAAACGATCCCAGTCGGAATCAGGGGCAGCGGAAGCAGTAGGTGCAAACAGAGCGGAGGCGGTTCCGACTGCGACCGTGGTTGCTGCAAACTTGGTAAAGGTAGATGCAGTCTTACGTGCGTGTCGTGCCATAGTGTAGAAAAATCCTCTCGTTGGCCACCTTTTTAGAAGAAACGACCATGGGCGTCGAATCTTCGGCAACGATCCTTGCAGACTCAGTACTACAAGTGTGCGGTGATGGACTGAAAAATCCTTTTCCCATTGCTGTGAAAAACAACGACGTTGCTTTTCGTAGCGCGGGAGCGTGGAAGTTCCCTGTTCACGACCGCTGCCTGCACAATTTTTGCTCATAGTCGCGATGTGCGGCTATGGCAATGTGCTTGTGGCATCGTGCCTAGCCCCTTGGAACGCTTGCTGGCGATATATGTAACGAGTGTGTGTAGAAGTTCCACGCACACTCAATGGACGTATTTTTTAAAGCACCACCCATCATGATCATGATGGGATACTTGATAAACACCATGAAGCAAGGAAAGCGGGTTGAGGGCCCAAGCTAAAAGATTCCAAGGGGCATGAAGGTGGAAGCGCCTCATACAATCCTTGCCCGCACATCGTGAGTGCATGACCACCAAAATTGTGGCAATGAACCAGGACGCTGCGCGGTGGAGTTTTCACTGGAGTTTCACTGTGAACTTGTCGATTGTGTAAAACCAGCGTGTACCGCTGTAGTGCTTACGATTTGATACCCTAGCCGATTGGTAACGAAATTGTCACGTTTTTCGCCGTCGAAAGCGTGCTTATTTTCTAAAAATAGCGCCGTTTATGCAGATAGGAGAACCATATAACGGTTTCCTGTGAGTTTGCCGTCAGTGGGGCAAAGATGTTGTTAAATCGTTATAAAACCCCCCGTTTTGCCCCCGTCTGCATGAGGGGTATCGGCAGTAGTTATAATCACTTTTTCAACGCTGACCTCCAGCATGAACAACCCTTTGCGCCTAGGGCGATGGTAAGAACTAGTGACACTGGCGGTGATCGCCTCATGGTGTGGGAGCGGTTATTCATCATTGATGCTGTACTCGTAGCTTCCTTGTCCTTATTCTCCATACTTGGGCGGAGCATAGTAGTTCTTTGTGTGGAGTGGGGTATTGAGGGTGTAGAACCAGTTTTAAATGAGGGTATTCTTATTAATTCACAGTCTGTGAAGTCTGTTCCTGTCAATGATTGTTTGCGGAAAGGAAGGATAGGGCAATGCCTATCGGCAAGGTGAAGTGGTACAACTCCGAGCGTGGTTTCGGTTTCGTATCCAACCCGGATGGCGAGGACGTGTTCGTTGGTAATGCTGTATTGCCTAAGGGCGTAACTGAGCTCCACCGCGGCCAGCGCATTGAGTTCGATTACGGCGCAGGAGTGAAGGGCCCTCAGGCTTTGCGTGTCGTTTTGGTGGATCCACCAAAGGTGGCAGGTCTAAAGCCTGCAAAGGCTGAGCGTAAGCATTCCCCTGAGGAGCTGGGTTCGATGATCGGCGACCTGATGTATTTGCTGGAAAATCAGGTCCAGCCGAAGTTGACCAATGGGCACTATCCGGACCATAAAGAAGCGAAGAAGATTGCTGAGATCTTGCGTGCTGTGGCCGCTGAACTCGACGTCTAGTGCACTTTAAAAAGTAAACTGCTTGCAGCATAATACCTTCGGCCCCTTTCTTCTGATGATCGTGAATCAGAAGGAAGGGGCCGATTGTGCTTCAAGTCTCGTTCTTCTCTAACACCATTCGCTGTTTTTCTCCCACCGCATTCCCCTGTGTGAACAATCGTTGATCACACAGGGGGTGCACTGAATACACGATGAAACGTGAGTGATGTGATTGCGAGACTTGTTAAGGGTTCGTGGCTGGCGAATCAAAGCCAATAGACCACGTGGTGGTGTAGGGGGTTTCCACACCGTTAGCGTCGTGGCCAATCATGACAGCTTTGACCTCCACCACAACGAGTTGGGGTCGGGTGGTGGAGTTTTTCTCTACCGGTTCGGCGCTGCCTTTGATGTCAACGGTTTGTTGCTCGTATGCCCCGAAGTAGTGTTCATCGTTGGCTGCTGGGTCATCATAGATTTTCAGCAGTGACCAATCATGATCGTAGACGTGCTTGGGCAGAACAAGCTTCATGGTTTCGTCGGCGCCGAGTTTGAGAATGGTGGGGGCGGCTTCTTCGCATTCCACTCCGGGTTCACAGATGCTAAAGGGGAAAACGTCGGTTGTGTCATCCTGAATGGTTGCCTGGATGGCTACGTCGCGGGGTTCTGGTCCAGGCCGGTTGTTCCACCAGTTTTGGAAGAGTACAGATGCAACAACGACGACTGCTACTGCTGCTACTAAACCTGAAATCTGGATGATAGTTTTGCGTGTTTTCGCCTTCATGGATCCTAATCCTAGCCTTCAGTTTCTTTTTCGTGGTGGCAGTGGGGGAAGAATGGGGACGATTGGGGAAGAATGCTGAGTAAAGCCGGTATACCATCCCCCTTGATTACTAAGGTGTGTTTTTTAAGGTTGTGCGTTCACGAATCGGACTTCGTAGAGGTCTGGCCAGCGTTTGCCGGTGATGTAGAACTTGTCGGTGCCAGGAATTGCGGCAATTCCGTTGAGAACATGGTTGGGGTCATCGGTGGCGTTGTTGGGTACGTCGGAGGCATCGACAATGGCTTCAACTACGCCTGTGGTGGCATTGATTTTGTAGATGTCGGTGCTTAAGAAGACATTTGCCCACACATAGTTCACACCATTGTCGGTGGTACAGGCGAGTTCGTTGAGGCTGGTGGCGGGTAGTCCGGCGCGGGTGACTGCGATGCGACTGGTTTCTTCAAAGGTGTCGCCGTTGAGGAAGCGAAGTTCGTTGGTGCCGTCACTCATGACGAGGGTGTCGTTGAAGGAACATAAGCCCCATCCTTCGCCGGGGTAGGTGACTCGCTGAAGTTCAACGAGTGTTTCGGCGTCACGTTTGAATGCAACACCGGATTGCCACGTCAGCTGCCAAACGACGTCGTTAAAGCGTGTGGAGCCTTCGCCGAAAAACTCGGGATCGAGGTTGTGCTCATCTGTGTTAACACCGTCGAGACTACGGTGGAAGATTCGGGATTCCCCTTTCCAACCAGTGCTGACTAGGAGTCGATCACCATCAACCTCAAGCCCCTGGGTAAAAGCGGTGGCGTCGAAGGGAAGGGTGTTTTCGATATGAACCTTCAGCCGCGGAATAGCACTGTCGGCTGCACTGGATACCTCGTGTGTGCTAGACGGTACCTGTGTGCTGTGTGTAGTGTTCGTCGGGCTGGAGCAGGCGCTGATGCCAAGCCCAGTTGCGGCACAAAGAAGTGCGGGGAAAATTTTGCTGCCAAGAAAGGTACGTGGGGCTGGGAGTTTTGTGCTGTTCATATCCACTATCATGCCTGAATAACTATTCCTGATGCAGAGTCGGGAAGAAAGATAAGGAATAATGGTGGCGTGCCACGTAGAAGAACCCGAAACCGAAAAAGTACCTCGCCTTTGTTAAGCCCGCTCGCGAAAAACATTGCGAAGGCCGCGTTGGAGGATCTGAACGAAGGCGATGTGGGCCGTCACATCGGCGTGACTGCTATTGGGAAGAATGTTGCCACGCATCGTTTTGAGGCGGATGTTCCTGGCTACTCCGGCTGGGAGTGGAATGCCGTTGTCGCCTGCGCCTCAGGCAGTACATGGGTGACAGTATCAGAACTTGCGCTCGTTCCTGGTGGGAAAGCACTGCAAGCACCTGAGTGGGTGCCATATCACGAGCGGATTTTGCCAGGTGATTTGGGCCCCGGTGATGTGATGCCGCCGCGGCCAGGGGATGAGCGTTTGACCAGCAGCGCGTCGGAGTCCGCCGAGGTAGTCGAGCATATGCCCGACGTCGAAAAGCACAATGCCGAGCAGCCACTGATGCTGTCGAAGAAAGGCTTAGACCAAGCATTAGCGAGGTGGCAAAGCGGCGAGTTCGGTCCTGATTCTGAGTTTGCGCAAAAGTCCACCCTCAAGTGCTTAAGCTGCGCGTTTTATTTGCCGCTTGCACAGCCGGTGGGGCCAGCGTTTGGTGCTTGTGCGAATGAGTATTCAGCTGATGAGACGGTTGTTGCCCACGATTATGGCTGCGGTGCGCATTCCGCCACCCCGCCGACCACACCACTGGGTGTGACGCAGGCGCAACCCTATGATGATGAGTCGATCGTGGAAGTCGACATCGATCAGGTCTAACCCCCACCCCATTGGTATGAACCTCACATCACCGTGGGCTAAGCGCCACACAAGGGCCACAAAGGGGATGGGCCTGAGGTTCGCCACTGTGATGTCATGGATGGCATGCGGGGAGAACACGGGATAAAGAAACGGGATACAGAATGCGAAGATGCATCGCGGGGAGCGTAATTGAAAGGTGGCATCATCACGGCGTGATCGTACGTGAAGTAACTTGAAGCTCAGCCGTTTCGGGGGGGGAGCGGGGTTTTGAGAGGGGTTTCGAGTGAGGTTCTGAGCATGGAGGTTATACCAGCATTTGTGGCAAAAGGGGGCTATTCGTGTGGCAAATCAAATGTTAAATGTGCCACTTTTGGGGGTTTCCGTTTGTTAAAAATGCAGGTGAAGTGGGATTGTTTTAGTCGGTAGAGAAAGTTTAGTGTGAGTCCACATGGCTTGATTACCTTTGTAAAATTCGAAGTTGCCCACATCTTTTGGAGAGAACATGGCTGAATCCACTGTGGAGGCGAAGGCGCCGGCTAGTGCCTTGGATCGTTTCTTCCACATCACGGAGCGGGGCTCCACCATTGGCACGGAGGTTCGCGGCGGCGTTGTGACCTTCTTCGCAATGGCGTACATCATCATTCTGAATCCACTGATTATCGGCACTATCGCCGACGTGAACGGCAAGACCCTTGGTGTGCCGCAGGTTGCTGCGGCTACCGCGCTGGCTGCCGGGTGTATGACTATTTTGTTCGGTGTTGTTGCACGGTACCCATTCGGTATTGCTACCGGCTTGGGTATTAATACGTTGGTTGCTGTCACCATGGTGTCTGTCGAGGGTTTGACTTGGCAAGAGGCCATGGGTTTGGTCGTTTTAGACGGTATTATCATCGTGGTGTTGGCGGTGTCGGGTTTCCGCACCGCTGTTTTTGATGCTATTCCTACCTCGCTGAAGGCTGCGATGGGTGTGGGCATTGGCATGTTTATCGCCATGATTGGCCTCGTTGATGCCGGTTTCGTGCGCCGCATCCCGGATGCTGCGGGCACGACTGTTCCTGTGTCTTTGGGCACGAATGGTTCTATTGCTTCGTGGCCAACCTTTGTTTTCGTGGTCGGTTTGATTATTTGCGGCATGCTTGTGGTGCGCCAGGTGCGTGGCGGGCTGTTTATTGGCATCGTTGCGACCACGATTATTGCGATGATTGTGGAAGCTGCTACCGGTGCTGGTCCTTCGTTTGTTGATGGTAAGCCTGTGCCGACTGGGTGGTCTTTGGCTGTTCCTACTTTGCCTGAGTCGATTGGCGGGCTGCCTGATCTTTCTATTGTGGGCGACATTTCTTTGTTCGGTGCTTTCACTCGCGTGGGCGCTCTGGCTGCAACGTTGTTGCTGTTTACGCTGGTGTTGGCGAACTTCTTCGATGCTATGGGCACGATGACTGCTTTGGGTAAGCAGGCGAATCTTTCTGATAAGGATGGCAATCTGCCGAACATGAAGGCTGCGCTGGTTGTTGAGGGTGCGGGCGCTGTTGTGGGTGGTTTGGCGTCGTCGTCGTCGAATACTGTCTACATTGATTCCGCTGCGGGTATTGCGGATGGTGCGCGTACGGGTCTTGCGAATGTGGTGACGGGTATTTTGTTCCTGTTGGCGATGTTCTTAACCCCGCTGTACTCGATTGTTCCGATTGAGGCTGCTGCTCCTGTGCTGGTTGTGGTGGGTGCGTTGATGATTTCGCAGATCCGCGATGTTGATTTCACCCAGTTCTCGATTGCACTTCCTGCGTTTTTGACGATTGTGATCATGCCGTTTACCTACTCCATTGCTAATGGTATTGGTGTGGGGTTCATTTCTTACGTGCTGATGACTGCTGCTGCAGGTAAGGCGAAGAGCATTCACTGGATTATGTGGCTGCTGTCTGCTTTGTTCTTGGTGTTCTTTGCCGCTGACCCAATTTTGAACTCGATCGGCTAAGTTTTCATTGTCTACTTCCGGCGCTGGTGGTGCAGGTTGTAGGGCTTTTTGGGGTGTGGGCATTGCTCACACCCCTTTGTGCTGTGTGCTTATCGACGCCGCCTGCTCACCATCGCTGATTATGCGGGAAAGGGAAGTCGCAGCTTGTGGGCATAAATATCGGCTCTCTTCTGTGTCTAGTGCGCCTTAAACTCGACCTTTTTATGAGATCCTTCCGGATTCTGGTGTTGTCGCGGGGAAAGGTCGAGTTGTCTGATTGCAGGGTGGTGGTGCTTTGGGTTTCTCGACCTTTTTGCGGTGGGTGTGCGGATTCTGGTGTTGTGGTGGGGGATAGGTCGAGTTGTCCGATTGCGGGGAGGTGGTGCTGTGTGCTTATCGACGCCGCCTGCTCACCGTCGCTGATCGTGCGAGAAAAGGGAAGTCGCAGTTTGTGGGTACAAATATCGGCTCTCTTCTGTGTCTAGTGCGCCTTAAACTCGACCTTTTTATGAGATCCTTCCGGATTCTGCTGTGGTGGTGGGGGAAAGGTCGAGTTGTCTGATTGCAGGGTGGTGTTGCTTTGGGTTTCTCGACCTTTTTGCGGTGGGTGTGCGGATTCTGGTGTTGTGGTGGGGGAAAGGTCGAGTTGGGTGTGTGGTGGTGGGGAAGCTGAGTTATCCGATTGTGGGGAGGTGGTGCTGTGTGCTTATCGACGCCGCCTGCTCACCATCGCTGATCGTGCGGGAAAGGGAAGTCACAGTTTGTGGGCACAAATATCGGCTTCCTTCTGTGTCTAGTACGCCTTAAACTCGACCTTTTTATGAGATCCTTCCGGATTCTGCTGTGGTGGTGGGGGAAAGGTCGAGTTGGGTGTGTGTTGTGGTGGGGGATGAGTTTTGTTTAAACCGTGGATGCCTCCGTACCCTAGATGCTTATGGATATCACCCACATCACCGATCCGGAAGACCCCCGCGTAGACGACTTTCGCGATTTAAAACACTCCGACAATCGTCCCGATCTTCCCGGTGGCAAAGGGCTCGTGATCGCCGAAGGTCCCCTCGTGATCGGCAGGCTCATCGAATCCCGCTTCCCCTACGAGCCATCATTGGGTTCCCACACAAACTGGAAAAATTCCTCGCCGACCCCGACAACCGTGCACGCACAGCTGAAATCCCCATCTACTCCATCGACCGACCCACCCTCGCTCAACTCGCAGGCTACGACATGCACCGTGGCCTACTTGCCTCCGCGGATCGAGCAGGTGACCTTTCCATCGCTGAAGCTATCGACGGCGCGAACACCGTCGTCGTTCTCGAAGGAGTAGGCGACCACGAAAACATCGGCTCGATGTTCCGCAACGCCGCAGGCATGGGCGTAGACGCTGTGCTTTTCGGCAACGGCTGTGCCGACCCCCTCTACCGCCGTGTGGTGCGCGTCTCCATGGGGCATGTATTGCGCACCCCATTTGCCCACTTTGAAGGCAAATACACCAACTGGCAACACGGACTAACCCAACTCAAAGACGAAGGCTTTAGAATCGTCTCACTGACCCCCGACGACAAAGCCGACCACCTTGCCGACGCACTCAGCGACGCCAGTGGCAAACCATACCACAAGGTTGCGCTCCTCGTCGGCGCTGAAGGCCCCGGGCTTACCGAACACGCCATGCGCGCAACCGACCAACGCGCAAAAATCCCCATGGCTGAAGGCACTGATAGCCTCAACCTTGCCACCGCCGCAGCCATCGCATTCTACGAACGACTACGCAGCCTGAGCCACAACTAAACCTCCACCACCTGCACAACCGCGCCGGGAAATGGGGGCTAGGTTTCGGCGTCGACACGCTTAAAAAAGTTAGAGATCCTCTGCGATATCCTCAATATCCGTCAACCCCTCACTACCTGTCGAACGCAGCGGTGAGCGCGAATCACGACGATCCACCTGAGCAGGGCGATCACTATAACGCAGCTTATGGCCCACAGCGTGCTTAAACTGCACAACCTTACGCCCAACTTTCGCACCCACCTGGCGAATCAACGCAACGCCTTTTGACGTCACAGAACACAAATCCGTGACCACATCATCAAGATCATCATCCACGTCAGCCTCACTATCGAAGCCCTCGTAGTCATCGTAGCCGCGCCGCTTCGACCCAATCCCCAACTTCGCCGACGCCTGACTTGCAATCCTCCCAACATCCTTCGCCGCAGATGAATGCATCTTCGGCTCCGGGCGACCATCAACCGCATACCCCACCACATTAATATCGGGGCTAGTAGCAGGATCGAAACCCAGCCACGCACTCTCAGCAGCCTTCGCAATCGCATGAGGATTAAACGGCAACGCAATGCCGCGGGCAGAATCAGCACAATCACCCGCCCAAAACGGGCGCTCAAACGGCTCAACCAGACCAATATCCTCATACACCCGATCACGCTTCGCCGCGAACGCCCGCTTGAGCGCCATACCCTGCCAGTGCGCGAAACCGCCGAACCCAGACTCCTCATTAATGCCGCAAGCGTACACATCAGCAGCCGGAATCGCCCGCACAAAACGCTCGTCGAGAGTCGAAAGCAACGTGCTATCAGGCAACACCATCTGAATCACACTAATGCCGGGAAACGCCGCGATATAAAACTCGCCAGCAGACGGCGCCGCAGAACGATTCAGCGAAAACTGCCCGATCGGAGTGACCTGCCACCGTGGGTTCAGCATGGCCAGCAGCTTGCGGCCGAAACCGCGGTCAGCACGCGGCGACATCGCAATGATCTTTTCTGGGTGTGCAGCTGTGACGAACCACAGCGTCAACACCATGTCATTTCTGCTTAAACCCATCGACGTTCTACATCCCTCAAACGATCCTTAACAAACCTGAAACCGCACTCACCATACGCATACAATCCGGCGTACACAGGGTGAATGCGAGCACACCAGTCACGCGCAGGGGGGAAACTATTTACGCGGGCGCTTCGTGTTCGTGCGCACACCCAACAGCACGTCCTCCCAATGCGGGGTGACAGCTTTACGACGCCGCCTATTCGCCCTTTGCTGAGCATCGTGTTCCGGGCGACTACGCTGCTGAAAATCTTCCCCCGTCGCTTCCGCAACATCCGCTTGCTCATCGATGACAGGAATATCTTGGGTATCTTCGATCGACGGCGCTGGGGAAGGGGAGTGCACGGCGGTGAGACTGCGCACAGGTTTAATGAAATCCGGATCAATCAAATCAGCAGCCAAAGAATTACGAGCAACGGCGGTCGCATTCGACGCGGAATGCTTCAAATAACTCCACTCAGCAACATTCTGAGTGACCCCAGCGTCCCATTTCACCTGAATGACCCACTGATTCGCCGCATCACGGTACGCATCCCACTCAGAGGTGAGAAGATCAAGACCACGCGCCGCGAAGGCGGTGGCAAGAATCTCCCACAACGATAATTTCGCAGGTCCATCATCACGCACGGGGAACGCACGCTTGGCCATCTCCGCCATGCGTGTGCGCTCCAGCAACACAGGATGCGCGTACGGCTCAATGCGCGCTTCTGTCACATTATTTAACTCGGCCAACTCGGCAACCGTGGCACCAGCGCGAATACGCTCCTGAATCTCACGCGGGCGCATCTTCAGCGGTGCCGACAGGCGAGGATCAATCTCCCGTTTATCAGCGTGAGATTCTGCAGGAGTTGGTGCAGACGCTACCGACGACGTTGCGGAAGCTGAATCAGCCGACGCAACCGACTCAGTGGATGCAGTGGACGCATCTGGGCTAGGGGAGTAGGAAACAGGAGATTCACCAGAAGATTCCTCCGCGCTTTGCGACGCTACCTCCGAAGAGGCAGAAGCTTCTGGCTTCGGTGCCTGCTGAACAGGAGTGTCTACACCACCGTCATTTGTCGCGTGTACCTGCTCATCAGCGTTCTCTGGTACGGACACCACGAGAGAAGGACCGTGAAGATCGCCAAGTGCGGAATTATCACGCGGGGCAACGGAAGAAACATCACTGCTTGAATCAAGGGCGTGCGCCTGCGCTGCAGTATTTGCTGAATGCTGGGCAAATGCGTCCCGCAAAGTGTCGGTGACCACCAGAAAATACTGCTGTTCGGATTCGGGATCGACGAACACAAGCGAGGTAGGGGTGGACTCGGCCTCGACCAAGAAGAGTTCCTTCATGAGTGTGAGCTCCTATCGAAGTTGCCGGGGGGAAGAATACGACCGATGCGTGCAAAACCTGCAATAATTTCTTCAACAATATCGTAAATTCCCACGTAAGTGGGGGTTGTACACACACGAAACGCCCGCTTACTTTACACACGTAAGCGGGCGTTGCTGTCTAAACAGCACAAGGTGAAGGTTTTAGGCCTTCGCGTAACCACCATCAAGGATGAAATCAATAGCTTCGGTCAGAAGCTTCACATCTTCTGGGTCGATAGCTGGGAACATGCCGATACGCAGCTGGTTGCGGCCGAGCTTGCGGTAAGGCTCAACATCTACAATGCCATTGGCGCGCAGGATCTTCGCCAGCTTTGCTGCATCGATGCTTTCATCAAAATCGATGGTGCCCACAACCAACGAACGCTGCTGTGGATCCGCAACATACGCAGTTGCCTCTGGGCGGTTTTCTGCCCAAGAGTACAAGGTGGTGGAGCTCGCAGTGGTACGTGCAACCATGCCCTCAAGGCCACCGTTGGCATTCATCCACTTCACCTGGTCATCCAGCATGAGCAGGGTCGATACCGCTGGGGTGTTGTAGGTCTGGTTCTTTAAGGAGTTATCAACAGCGGTCTGCAGGTTGAGGAACGCTGGGATGAAACGGTCGGAGGAACAAATCTTCTGAATACGTTCCATAGCTGCAGGGCTCATGGCAGCAAACCACAGGCCGCCGTCGGAAGCAAAGCACTTCTGTGGGGAGAAATAGTAAACATCAGCCTGAGACATATCTACCGGCAGGCCACCTGCGCCGGAGGTTGCGTCGATAACAATGAGGCTTTCTTCGCTGCCCTCGGGGCGAACCACAGGCACCATAGCGCCAGTGGAGGTTTCATTGTGAGCCCAAGCGATAACGTCGCAGCCGTCCATAGCAACTGGTGCGGGTGCGGTGCCTGGCTCAGTCTTGATAATGGTGGGCTCGTCAAGCCATGGGGCATCAGCGGAAGCCTTTGCAAATTTGGAAGAAAACTCGCCAAAGGAAAGGTGACCGGACTTCTTCTCGATCAAGCAGAAAGTTGCTGCATCCCAAAACGCAGTAGCA contains these protein-coding regions:
- a CDS encoding DUF485 domain-containing protein codes for the protein MSESAEFTRLRKTFRGFAFPCTIAFLAWYIFYIVTATFATDFVQTKIYGAINIGMVLGLAQFFTAGVITWVYVRFADNKIDPATEAIRATMENPQRNQEA
- a CDS encoding resuscitation-promoting factor Rpf1 domain-containing protein → MARHARKTASTFTKFAATTVAVGTASALFAPTASAAPDSDWDRLAQCESGGNWAINTGNGYHGGLQFAPSTWRGFGGGEFAPYAYQASREQQIAVAERVLARQGWNAWPACSRKLGLNSAPTPRNVVAGAPAPVQQAVEAAVALSANDSSGSSSALASDAVYSLIVERLGAYGLKVPSEVEAYYHAHRENFNAFYTANRDMIDSLFRA
- a CDS encoding cold-shock protein, which codes for MPIGKVKWYNSERGFGFVSNPDGEDVFVGNAVLPKGVTELHRGQRIEFDYGAGVKGPQALRVVLVDPPKVAGLKPAKAERKHSPEELGSMIGDLMYLLENQVQPKLTNGHYPDHKEAKKIAEILRAVAAELDV
- a CDS encoding DUF2771 domain-containing protein; the encoded protein is MKAKTRKTIIQISGLVAAVAVVVVASVLFQNWWNNRPGPEPRDVAIQATIQDDTTDVFPFSICEPGVECEEAAPTILKLGADETMKLVLPKHVYDHDWSLLKIYDDPAANDEHYFGAYEQQTVDIKGSAEPVEKNSTTRPQLVVVEVKAVMIGHDANGVETPYTTTWSIGFDSPATNP
- a CDS encoding glutaminyl-peptide cyclotransferase gives rise to the protein MNSTKLPAPRTFLGSKIFPALLCAATGLGISACSSPTNTTHSTQVPSSTHEVSSAADSAIPRLKVHIENTLPFDATAFTQGLEVDGDRLLVSTGWKGESRIFHRSLDGVNTDEHNLDPEFFGEGSTRFNDVVWQLTWQSGVAFKRDAETLVELQRVTYPGEGWGLCSFNDTLVMSDGTNELRFLNGDTFEETSRIAVTRAGLPATSLNELACTTDNGVNYVWANVFLSTDIYKINATTGVVEAIVDASDVPNNATDDPNHVLNGIAAIPGTDKFYITGKRWPDLYEVRFVNAQP
- a CDS encoding DUF3027 domain-containing protein; amino-acid sequence: MPRRRTRNRKSTSPLLSPLAKNIAKAALEDLNEGDVGRHIGVTAIGKNVATHRFEADVPGYSGWEWNAVVACASGSTWVTVSELALVPGGKALQAPEWVPYHERILPGDLGPGDVMPPRPGDERLTSSASESAEVVEHMPDVEKHNAEQPLMLSKKGLDQALARWQSGEFGPDSEFAQKSTLKCLSCAFYLPLAQPVGPAFGACANEYSADETVVAHDYGCGAHSATPPTTPLGVTQAQPYDDESIVEVDIDQV
- a CDS encoding NCS2 family permease, whose protein sequence is MAESTVEAKAPASALDRFFHITERGSTIGTEVRGGVVTFFAMAYIIILNPLIIGTIADVNGKTLGVPQVAAATALAAGCMTILFGVVARYPFGIATGLGINTLVAVTMVSVEGLTWQEAMGLVVLDGIIIVVLAVSGFRTAVFDAIPTSLKAAMGVGIGMFIAMIGLVDAGFVRRIPDAAGTTVPVSLGTNGSIASWPTFVFVVGLIICGMLVVRQVRGGLFIGIVATTIIAMIVEAATGAGPSFVDGKPVPTGWSLAVPTLPESIGGLPDLSIVGDISLFGAFTRVGALAATLLLFTLVLANFFDAMGTMTALGKQANLSDKDGNLPNMKAALVVEGAGAVVGGLASSSSNTVYIDSAAGIADGARTGLANVVTGILFLLAMFLTPLYSIVPIEAAAPVLVVVGALMISQIRDVDFTQFSIALPAFLTIVIMPFTYSIANGIGVGFISYVLMTAAAGKAKSIHWIMWLLSALFLVFFAADPILNSIG
- a CDS encoding DUF6928 family protein, encoding MGLSRNDMVLTLWFVTAAHPEKIIAMSPRADRGFGRKLLAMLNPRWQVTPIGQFSLNRSAAPSAGEFYIAAFPGISVIQMVLPDSTLLSTLDERFVRAIPAADVYACGINEESGFGGFAHWQGMALKRAFAAKRDRVYEDIGLVEPFERPFWAGDCADSARGIALPFNPHAIAKAAESAWLGFDPATSPDINVVGYAVDGRPEPKMHSSAAKDVGRIASQASAKLGIGSKRRGYDDYEGFDSEADVDDDLDDVVTDLCSVTSKGVALIRQVGAKVGRKVVQFKHAVGHKLRYSDRPAQVDRRDSRSPLRSTGSEGLTDIEDIAEDL
- the sepH gene encoding septation protein SepH, whose translation is MKELFLVEAESTPTSLVFVDPESEQQYFLVVTDTLRDAFAQHSANTAAQAHALDSSSDVSSVAPRDNSALGDLHGPSLVVSVPENADEQVHATNDGGVDTPVQQAPKPEASASSEVASQSAEESSGESPVSYSPSPDASTASTESVASADSASATSSVASAPTPAESHADKREIDPRLSAPLKMRPREIQERIRAGATVAELAELNNVTEARIEPYAHPVLLERTRMAEMAKRAFPVRDDGPAKLSLWEILATAFAARGLDLLTSEWDAYRDAANQWVIQVKWDAGVTQNVAEWSYLKHSASNATAVARNSLAADLIDPDFIKPVRSLTAVHSPSPAPSIEDTQDIPVIDEQADVAEATGEDFQQRSRPEHDAQQRANRRRRKAVTPHWEDVLLGVRTNTKRPRK